A region from the Helicoverpa armigera isolate CAAS_96S chromosome 6, ASM3070526v1, whole genome shotgun sequence genome encodes:
- the Peo gene encoding protein crossbronx homolog, with the protein MNDEMKNNVKETRELYSIIHQEYVIMAEYRMLQTENLQGIYVIPSYENSFLWFGVIFVRAGLYEGGVFRFTITLPDKFPDEEVPVVTFTSNIYHPAIDAQTGVLYLGEVFPQWDRKYNHIWQILKYVYSIFHNLNVKAPANVEASVAYKSNKKTFMEKVRECVVLSIDHVYDDPPTEDKHYITFKPYDPDVHDTVKNLMLKTPPPNEGANQGISWVQPGSFQAFSKEETT; encoded by the exons atgaatgaCGAGATGAAGAATAATGTTAAAGAAACTAGAGAGTTATACTCCATAATTCACCAAGAATATGTGATTATGGCAGAATA TCGTATGTTACAAACAGAAAACCTGCAAGGAATATATGTAATTCCATCATATGAGAACTCATTTT TGTGGTttggtgttatttttgtaagagCTGGTTTGTATGAAGGAGGTGTTTTTAGATTCACAATAACTTTGCCAGACAAGTTCCCAGATGAAGAAGTTCCT GTTGTGACATTTACGTCAAACATATACCACCCAGCTATTGATGCTCAAACTGGTGTTTTATACTTGGGAGAGGTTTTTCCACAATGGGACAGGAAATATAACCACATTTGGCAAATACTGAAGTATGTGTATTCAATATTTCACAACTTGAATGTAAAAGCACCTGCAAATGTAGAGGCTTCAGTTGC atacaaaagcaataaaaagaCTTTCATGGAGAAAGTAAGAGAATGTGTGGTTTTAAGTATAGACCATGTATATGACGACCCACCAACAGAGGATAAGCATTACATAACTTTTAAGCCATATGACCCAGATGTTCATGATACtgtcaaaaatttaatgctTAAGACTCCCCCACCGAATGAAGGTGCTAATCAAGGTATTTCTTGGGTACAACCAGGGTCATTTCAAGCTTTTTCTAAAGAAGAAACaacatag